AGTTGCTCCTAAAAACCAATCCACTCACACCTTCGCTTTTATTTTTAGATGGCTAGGGATGACTCAATTCGAGCCGAATCACGCTCGCGAAGCTTTCCCCTGCTTCGACGATCCACGTTTCCGATCATCATTCACCATTTATATAGCTCGCCTCAAAAAAGACGGATTATCCTTTAGTAATATGCCAATACATGATACGTTCCTACCAGATAAGTaagcattttataaaaataaagattACCATTGAACtatgcataggtaggtacctaggttaTTTACCTTCTTCCTGTTTTACACAGCTCAGTTACTGGTTCAAATTACGTCTGGGATGCATTCCAATCATCCACGCCCATGCCTACAAATTTAGTATCATACGCGATTGTGCCGAATTTCTCATACGTCGTGACTGAAGGTGGCAATATGCGAATCGTGGAAAAACATACATCCAACAAAATCCACTACATTTACAATCAGAGTCCAAAAATATACAGACAACTCGTAAGGTACACGAATACTGAGcactatttaccaaaattggatATCGTAGTCGTTCCTTTCGTGGCAAATGGTAAAGGAGGTGCAGGAAACTGGGGCATGGTAAACGTTGAGTAAGTGCAACatcgtatttttgatttttgataaaccCAGCAAGAAGGTAAAAAGCGAACGTCatcaatgaattttcatttcataaacgCAGAGAacgatttgtaatttttaacgaAGATAAATGCAGTGCCCAACAAATACAAATGGCTTTACAACTTATTAGCAGCAAATTTTCTCACCAGTGGTTTGGAGATCTAGTCACACCAGCTTGGTATGATAATGAATGGCTTAAGGAAGGATTTGGTTCCTATTTCGGAACATTCATAGCAGCTAAAGTGAGTTGATTTTTGATCAGATATCACGTCTTGTCATCAAGGTAGTAATCTATCAGTTTCATGTATCACATTGATGCCCAAAGGTTGAAACAACGTTCGATCTGCATCAACTGTTTGTTGTCGAAACAATCCAAGAATCTTTATGGAACGAGGTGACCGTACAAAGAGCAATGACGACACCTATTCGAAAACCTAGCCAAGTTACAGATGTGTTTGACATTATAAGTGACAAAAAAGGTAAGTACCTgcgtgatttttggaaacagtaTGCTCTAAAATCCTCACAACCAAAATTTTTGCAGcccaaattcgttttttgagtttcagtaaatttttgaaaaaaattcataatttaccATTTTCGGCGATTTAGGTAGGtgtgattttttggtttaaataaaattcattcggGAAAATGATCAACTCCCTTGATTGAATTTCTTATGTAGAGCAATTTTCTTTCACCTAAGTGATAGAAAATGCTGCAATTCCTCCCACTACAATTGactccagcaaaattttctacttctcgaagattttaaaaaactacaaGATATtttagtgcaaaaaaaaatcacaaaaaaagtccaatgtttcaattgaaaatgcaaaaaaaaaataccaaacaatAATTATTCTAATGAAAAcctaataattaaattttttctgaatagaaaaagtgagactttttcgcaactttttggcaataaaaagcaagacgtattgaaattttttggtaaaaaagtgagaacttctggcaaaaaagggagagtttgataaaaaatttaggaaGCTGTTATATTCCTcaagttttaattaaataaaattcgaaaattcaagttttcaaaatttaatttgataaatttaagatagaaatttacaaaattttggataaaaaagtaatagttaaaatccaattttataaaaatctaaatttacagttaaattcgaaaaatgtttaaatattgttatttacacaaaatacaaaaatttgaaatcaagttCAGGCAAAGGAtggaaaaataaactaaaattttaataaataaataaaactccaAAAGGA
This region of Planococcus citri chromosome 5, ihPlaCitr1.1, whole genome shotgun sequence genomic DNA includes:
- the LOC135847647 gene encoding glutamyl aminopeptidase-like isoform X2; its protein translation is MTQFEPNHAREAFPCFDDPRFRSSFTIYIARLKKDGLSFSNMPIHDTFLPDNSVTGSNYVWDAFQSSTPMPTNLVSYAIVPNFSYVVTEGGNMRIVEKHTSNKIHYIYNQSPKIYRQLVRYTNTEHYLPKLDIVVVPFVANGKGGAGNWGMVNVEERFVIFNEDKCSAQQIQMALQLISSKFSHQWFGDLVTPAWYDNEWLKEGFGSYFGTFIAAKVETTFDLHQLFVVETIQESLWNEVTVQRAMTTPIRKPSQVTDVFDIISDKKAGSIIRMFELILSPDTFKKALHDFLQNGHDKQNGLVVEKNLLGAFDAVSSHETTKLPPHISTYNAMKTWTTNIGFPLITVTRNKAEGKVIVTQVNT
- the LOC135847647 gene encoding aminopeptidase Ey-like isoform X1, with translation MTQFEPNHAREAFPCFDDPRFRSSFTIYIARLKKDGLSFSNMPIHDTFLPDNSVTGSNYVWDAFQSSTPMPTNLVSYAIVPNFSYVVTEGGNMRIVEKHTSNKIHYIYNQSPKIYRQLVRYTNTEHYLPKLDIVVVPFVANGKGGAGNWGMVNVEERFVIFNEDKCSAQQIQMALQLISSKFSHQWFGDLVTPAWYDNEWLKEGFGSYFGTFIAAKVETTFDLHQLFVVETIQESLWNEVTVQRAMTTPIRKPSQVTDVFDIISDKKAGSIIRMFELILSPDTFKKALHDFLQNGHDKQNGLVVEKNLLGAFDAVSSHETTKLPPHISTYNAMKTWTTNIGFPLITVTRNKAEGKVIVTQTSYRALEAPSRLPDQQWIVPLTYATKSQQLRVASPDHVGVGVENSANRLCFVCARLCTNYFRLCSPPSWRI